A window of Verrucomicrobiota bacterium JB022 contains these coding sequences:
- a CDS encoding cryptochrome/photolyase family protein — MSSVRRLHLVLGDQLDLHSPLFEGFDPERDAVWMAENETEATHVWCHQLRLVFFFSAMRHFRDDMRALGRTVHYHALTPNRRKDRGKDFAEILRRDVRELKPEALVVVEPGDYRVRRMLEKLADELDLELEVRSDTHFYATVAEFRDWAQGRSALVLETWYRHLRRREGILMDGKEPVGGDWNYDADNRESFRREGPEHIKPPRRFQPDATTREVLELVKQRFGDHPGRLDHFHLPVNREQALQVLREFIDQRLEQFGRFQDAMWQGEDFLYHSYLSAALNVKLLNPREVVAKAVEAYEKGDVPLNSVEGFVRQILGWREFVRGIYWLHMPDYAEMNELDAHEEVPPFFWDGQTDMACVRDAMRNVLDNAYAHHIQRLMVLGLFGLLYGVDPRKFHDWHMAMYADAVDWVSLPNALGMSQHGDGGIVGTKPYCATGNYIHKMSNYCGQCRYHYKEATGEKACPFTTLYYDFLARHREKFAQNQRMAFQLKNLSRKSPAELKTIRQRAAEIRKTPV, encoded by the coding sequence ATGTCGTCCGTTCGCCGCTTGCATCTGGTGCTGGGAGACCAGCTCGACCTCCACAGCCCGCTCTTTGAGGGCTTCGACCCGGAGCGGGACGCTGTGTGGATGGCCGAGAACGAAACGGAAGCGACGCACGTATGGTGTCACCAACTGCGGCTGGTCTTCTTTTTCAGCGCCATGCGGCACTTCCGCGACGACATGCGCGCGCTGGGCCGCACGGTGCACTACCACGCGTTGACGCCCAACCGTCGGAAGGACCGGGGCAAGGACTTTGCCGAAATCCTCCGCCGAGATGTGCGCGAGCTGAAACCGGAAGCGCTGGTAGTCGTCGAGCCGGGAGATTACCGCGTGCGCCGGATGCTCGAAAAGCTGGCGGATGAGCTCGATCTGGAGCTGGAGGTGCGTAGCGACACCCACTTCTACGCCACTGTGGCGGAGTTCCGCGACTGGGCGCAGGGGCGCAGCGCCCTCGTGCTGGAGACCTGGTACCGGCACTTGCGGCGCCGCGAAGGCATCCTGATGGACGGCAAGGAGCCCGTGGGCGGCGACTGGAACTACGACGCCGACAACCGCGAAAGCTTCCGCCGCGAGGGCCCGGAGCACATCAAGCCGCCCCGCCGCTTCCAGCCCGACGCCACGACCCGAGAAGTGCTGGAGCTGGTGAAGCAGCGTTTTGGCGACCACCCCGGGCGGCTCGACCATTTCCATCTGCCCGTCAACCGCGAGCAGGCGCTGCAGGTGTTGCGCGAATTCATCGACCAGCGGCTGGAGCAGTTCGGGCGTTTTCAGGACGCGATGTGGCAGGGCGAAGACTTCCTCTACCACTCGTATCTCTCCGCCGCACTCAACGTAAAGCTGCTCAACCCGCGCGAAGTCGTGGCCAAAGCGGTCGAGGCTTATGAAAAGGGCGATGTGCCGTTGAACAGCGTGGAGGGCTTTGTGCGGCAGATCCTCGGCTGGCGGGAGTTTGTGCGGGGCATCTACTGGCTTCACATGCCCGACTATGCCGAGATGAACGAGCTGGACGCCCACGAGGAGGTGCCGCCGTTTTTCTGGGACGGCCAGACCGACATGGCCTGCGTGCGCGATGCCATGCGCAACGTGCTCGACAATGCCTACGCCCACCACATCCAGCGGCTGATGGTGCTCGGGCTCTTCGGCCTGCTCTACGGCGTCGATCCCCGCAAATTTCACGACTGGCACATGGCGATGTATGCCGATGCGGTCGACTGGGTCTCGCTGCCCAATGCGCTCGGCATGAGCCAGCACGGCGACGGTGGCATCGTCGGCACCAAGCCCTACTGCGCCACCGGCAACTACATCCACAAGATGTCGAACTACTGCGGGCAGTGTCGCTACCATTACAAGGAGGCGACCGGCGAAAAGGCCTGCCCGTTTACCACGCTGTATTACGACTTCCTCGCCCGCCATCGGGAGAAATTCGCCCAAAACCAGCGCATGGCCTTCCAGCTCAAGAACCTCAGCCGCAAGTCGCCCGCCGAACTGAAGACGATCCGCCAGCGGGCGGCAGAGATCCGGAAGACGCCCGTTTAA
- the mdoH gene encoding glucans biosynthesis glucosyltransferase MdoH: protein MATAQDLSEHGPEVLLGSPAMSAKRASVRRFIFLATFSIISVAGILLFADFMWRTAMTEIKWIILVLYAILFTHISLGFCNALFGFMSLRGNRSVGRINASIPADSDTPLAATAILFPVYNEDVSRVFAGVRATYEALRKTGQHEHFDLFILSDSTNPDRWVEEEVAWLRLCKDLNALDRIHYRRRIKNVDKKSGNVRDFLETWGARYRYMIVFDADSLMTGPTLVRLVQLMQANPGVGLIQTAPGLIGADTFYGRLQQFASRFYGRVFTSGLNYWQQSEGNYWGHNAIIRIEPFIEHCELPELPYKEPIGGKILSHDFVEAALMRRAGYAVWLVDDLEDSYEEGPPNLIDSAVRDRRWCQGNLQHSWLLFSGQLHAVNRVHFFNGIMGYAGSLFWFLFLVFSTLSVVRFERSGLTLFVSEGFTRPLGLSLAEHGTLLLAFTAVILFTPKILAWLDAVWDKQRRVRFGGFFRVTGSVLLETVTSALLAPLLMAFHSRFLVEVLLGRKSGWNAQNRDAGEGTPWVDALRAHWGQMVLGLIWSGIAWHYSTTFFWWLSPVSFALVLSPVISKITSSPHIGRSLRRHRLLQTPEEHQQPTIWSTCCREEAHLRDMLEKGPMQGAALALADPYINSLHYTLLEQNPAGAPIEAPPAELVERALSEGWDELSKDEKISLLLHPPTLRRLHHELWHRSARTLADSWRERLYAYPATNPQQLLGFV, encoded by the coding sequence ATGGCCACCGCCCAAGACCTCTCTGAGCACGGTCCCGAGGTGCTGCTCGGCTCTCCCGCCATGTCCGCCAAGCGGGCCAGCGTACGCCGCTTCATCTTTCTCGCCACCTTTTCGATCATCTCCGTCGCCGGCATTCTGCTCTTTGCCGACTTTATGTGGCGCACGGCGATGACGGAGATCAAGTGGATCATCCTCGTTCTCTACGCGATCCTGTTCACGCACATCAGCCTCGGCTTTTGCAACGCGCTCTTCGGCTTCATGTCGCTGCGCGGCAACCGCTCGGTGGGCCGCATCAACGCCAGTATCCCGGCCGACAGCGATACGCCGCTCGCGGCCACCGCGATCCTCTTCCCCGTCTACAACGAGGACGTGTCGCGGGTCTTTGCCGGGGTGCGTGCGACCTACGAGGCCCTGCGCAAGACGGGCCAGCACGAGCATTTCGACCTTTTCATCCTCTCCGACTCCACCAACCCCGACCGCTGGGTGGAGGAAGAGGTGGCGTGGCTGCGCCTGTGCAAGGACCTCAACGCGCTCGACCGCATTCACTACCGCCGTCGGATCAAGAACGTCGACAAGAAGAGCGGCAATGTGCGCGACTTCCTCGAAACCTGGGGCGCACGCTACCGCTACATGATCGTGTTCGATGCCGACAGCCTGATGACCGGCCCGACGCTCGTGCGCCTCGTGCAGCTGATGCAGGCCAACCCCGGCGTGGGCCTTATCCAGACGGCGCCGGGCCTGATCGGGGCCGACACTTTTTATGGTCGCCTGCAGCAGTTCGCCAGCCGCTTCTATGGCCGCGTCTTCACCAGCGGGCTCAACTACTGGCAGCAGAGCGAAGGCAACTATTGGGGCCACAACGCCATCATCCGCATCGAGCCCTTTATTGAGCACTGCGAACTGCCGGAGCTGCCCTACAAGGAGCCCATCGGCGGCAAGATCCTCAGTCACGACTTTGTGGAAGCGGCTCTCATGCGCCGCGCCGGCTACGCCGTATGGCTGGTCGACGACCTGGAAGACTCCTACGAAGAAGGCCCGCCCAACCTGATCGACAGCGCCGTGCGCGACCGCCGTTGGTGTCAGGGCAACCTGCAGCACAGTTGGCTGCTCTTCTCCGGCCAGCTCCATGCGGTCAACCGCGTACACTTCTTCAACGGGATCATGGGCTACGCGGGCTCGCTCTTCTGGTTCCTGTTCCTCGTTTTTTCGACCCTCTCCGTGGTGCGCTTCGAGCGCTCGGGCCTCACGCTGTTTGTATCGGAAGGCTTTACGCGCCCCCTCGGGCTCAGCTTGGCCGAGCACGGTACGCTTCTGTTGGCGTTTACGGCGGTGATTCTCTTTACGCCCAAGATCCTCGCCTGGCTCGACGCGGTGTGGGACAAGCAGCGGCGGGTGCGCTTCGGCGGCTTCTTCCGCGTTACCGGCAGCGTGCTGCTGGAGACCGTGACGAGTGCCTTGCTCGCCCCCCTGCTGATGGCCTTCCACAGTCGCTTCCTCGTTGAAGTGCTGCTGGGCCGCAAGTCGGGCTGGAACGCGCAAAACCGCGACGCGGGCGAAGGTACACCGTGGGTCGACGCCCTGCGCGCCCACTGGGGGCAAATGGTGCTCGGCCTCATCTGGAGCGGCATCGCCTGGCACTACAGCACCACGTTTTTCTGGTGGCTCAGCCCGGTCAGCTTCGCGCTCGTCCTCTCCCCTGTGATCAGCAAGATCACCAGCTCGCCGCACATTGGCCGCTCGCTGCGCCGCCACCGCCTCTTGCAGACGCCGGAGGAGCACCAACAGCCCACCATCTGGAGCACCTGCTGCCGTGAAGAAGCCCACCTGCGCGACATGCTCGAAAAGGGCCCGATGCAGGGCGCTGCGCTCGCCTTGGCCGACCCATACATCAACAGCCTGCACTACACGCTGCTGGAGCAAAACCCGGCTGGTGCCCCGATCGAAGCCCCGCCGGCGGAATTGGTCGAGCGCGCCCTGAGCGAAGGCTGGGACGAGTTGAGCAAGGACGAAAAGATCTCCCTGCTGCTCCACCCGCCGACCTTGCGCCGCCTCCACCACGAGCTTTGGCACCGCTCGGCCCGTACCTTGGCCGATTCCTGGCGCGAACGCCTCTATGCCTACCCGGCCACCAATCCGCAGCAATTGCTCGGGTTTGTGTGA
- a CDS encoding glucan biosynthesis protein G produces MTSRIFECWVSRVRWLTAPLLALVTVGQPALQAMQPANINLDYVSQIAEQKAKEPFKEYPKAPDYLKELDYDAYRDIRFNSRRALWREEGLPFRIEFFHPGQFFQDIVKINEFTASHVQEIRFVSDLFDYGRNDRLADRIPRPQGYAGIRVLYPINNPDVYDEVGVWLGASYFRVLGRNQHWGLSARGLALNTGLDIGEEFPVFREFWLGKPQAGDTALTVYALLDSPSVSGAYKFVLTPGEMTTVDVRCRLFFRSEMPEVGITPFSSMYYFGENSFDPPTDFRPEVHDSDGIYIETGSGERIWRPFVNEARNRTSIFSLEGTPKGFGVMQRDRDFRNYQDIEAHYHQRPSVWVEPKSDWGPGSVRVWEFLTDSETADNVAAFWTPKTPPVPNEAFELAYRLYWMMPHRNQDGFVSATRVGDSAFKEGIVEFVVDFQGKALEELPPVTEIEGIVTVEKDAELVEKIVQKNPYTNGWRLILHVRKNKPEAGTAEMRAYLRQGEETLTETWSYQWIW; encoded by the coding sequence ATGACGTCCCGAATCTTCGAATGCTGGGTCAGCCGAGTCAGGTGGCTGACCGCTCCTCTTCTTGCGCTTGTGACGGTCGGCCAGCCTGCCCTGCAGGCCATGCAGCCGGCCAACATCAATCTCGACTACGTGTCGCAGATCGCCGAACAAAAGGCGAAGGAGCCCTTCAAGGAATACCCGAAGGCGCCCGACTACCTGAAAGAACTGGATTACGACGCGTATCGCGACATCCGTTTCAACTCGCGCCGCGCTTTGTGGCGGGAAGAAGGGCTGCCCTTCCGGATCGAGTTTTTCCACCCCGGCCAGTTCTTCCAGGACATCGTCAAGATCAACGAATTTACGGCCTCGCACGTGCAGGAAATCCGCTTCGTGTCGGATCTCTTCGACTACGGCCGCAACGACCGCCTCGCCGACCGCATCCCGCGCCCGCAAGGCTACGCCGGCATCCGCGTGCTTTACCCGATCAACAACCCCGACGTGTATGACGAGGTGGGGGTGTGGCTCGGCGCCAGTTACTTCCGCGTCCTGGGCCGCAACCAGCACTGGGGCCTCTCCGCCCGCGGCCTGGCCCTGAATACGGGCCTCGACATTGGCGAGGAATTCCCCGTCTTCCGCGAGTTCTGGCTGGGCAAGCCGCAGGCGGGCGATACCGCCCTGACGGTTTACGCGCTGCTCGACAGCCCGAGCGTCTCCGGTGCGTATAAATTTGTGCTCACCCCCGGTGAGATGACGACCGTGGACGTGCGCTGCCGCCTCTTCTTCCGCAGCGAAATGCCTGAAGTGGGCATCACGCCTTTCTCCAGCATGTATTACTTTGGCGAAAACAGCTTCGACCCGCCCACCGATTTCCGCCCCGAAGTCCACGACTCCGACGGTATATACATCGAGACGGGCAGCGGCGAGCGCATCTGGCGCCCCTTCGTGAACGAAGCCCGCAACCGCACCAGCATCTTTTCGCTCGAAGGCACGCCCAAGGGCTTTGGGGTGATGCAGCGCGACCGCGACTTCCGCAATTACCAGGACATCGAGGCGCACTACCACCAGCGCCCCAGCGTGTGGGTGGAGCCCAAGTCCGACTGGGGCCCGGGTAGCGTCCGCGTCTGGGAATTCCTGACCGATTCGGAAACGGCCGACAACGTGGCCGCCTTCTGGACGCCCAAGACGCCTCCGGTGCCCAACGAAGCCTTTGAGCTCGCCTACCGCCTCTACTGGATGATGCCGCATCGCAACCAGGACGGCTTTGTGAGCGCCACCCGAGTGGGTGACAGCGCCTTCAAGGAAGGCATCGTCGAATTTGTGGTCGACTTCCAGGGCAAGGCGCTTGAGGAACTGCCGCCCGTCACCGAGATTGAAGGGATCGTGACGGTGGAGAAAGACGCCGAGCTGGTGGAAAAGATCGTGCAGAAGAATCCCTATACCAACGGTTGGCGCCTGATCCTGCACGTCAGGAAAAACAAACCTGAGGCCGGCACTGCGGAAATGCGTGCCTACCTGCGCCAGGGTGAGGAGACCCTTACGGAGACATGGAGCTACCAGTGGATTTGGTAA